From Abyssibius alkaniclasticus:
GCAGCAGATTCAACGCTATATGCAGCCGATCATCACCGATACCTCTGCCAGCGGCCTGGCCTTTGACGCGATGACCGAGGTCGGCTCGAACGGGCATTTCTTTGGCGCAGCCCATACGCAGGAACGCTATGAAAGCGCGTTTTATGCGCCGTTCCTGTCGGATTGGCGCAACTTCGAGGCCTGGGAGGCCGATGGCAGCAAGGATGCCGCCCAGCGCGCCAACGGGATCTGGAAGAAAATTCTGGCCGAATTCCAGCCGCCGCCGATGGATGAGGCGGTTCGCGAAGAACTTGCCGCTTTCGTTGCCCGCCGCGTGGCCGAAGGCGGCGCACCGACCGACTTCTAGCAAAAGCGCCGCGCCGCCCCGGGCTTGACCCGGGGCCTCTGCGTTCAGGTCGAGGCCCCGGGTCAAGCCCGGGGCGCGGTCGCATATGCGGCAAGGCGCGGGTCGGCGGCGAACCCGTCGCGTGCAAATTCCAGAGCGCGGTCGGGGTGTTCGCAACGCGCCTGCACATGGCTGTGCGAAATATTCAGCCACCAGCTTTGCCGCGCAACGGGCGCGGACTTTGCAAAGGCGGCGCAATCCAGCACCGCCAGATTGGCGCCGCGTTTCGGGCAACGGCAGGATTGATAGCGGATGATCTGCGCACCCGCCGCGCGCGCCTCACCCTCTAACGCCTGTGTTTTGCTGTAATCCGTCAGCCGGGTCCAATGCGCAGACTGTTCCGCATAAGGCGGTGCCATCAGGTCGAGCAGCGCCGATGTGCCCAACGCCACCGCAAAGGCCGAAACCTCGAACGGCGCGCGCGGCATGGGTGTGGCGGGCGATTCTGCAAAGAACAACAGCCGGTAGAAGGCCGCCTCGGCCAGGGCCGTGTCGACCTTTTCGGCGGCATAGAACACCCCCGGCGTAAGCCCGGCGCGGCGAAAACGCGAACCGTGCGGATAGGGCCGATACCGAAAGGGCGCGGCAAGCAGATAGTCAAGATGCTGGCAGGCTGCGGGCAGTGGAGGCTTGCTGGCCTCGATCAGGCTTTCAAGCACGGCCTGGTCATCCAGCGTATCGGCCAGCTTCATTGTGGCCACCCTGTGCTGCGCTTCCACCACGCGCCAGCCGCGCCCCTGCCACACGGTAAACTCAGATGGGCGCACGGCGGGCATCAAGATAGGCCACACAATCAACCAGCCCGGTGATGCTGGCAATCATCTCCAGCGGCACCTGCCCCAACGCCCGGTTATCGGCCCGCAACCAGGCGCGGGCAATCGCCTCATCGCCCGCGGCCATTGCATCGAGCCCGCGAAACAGGCGCAGGAACAGCACGCCAAGCTCAAAGGCTTTTTGCCCCGGTATCAGCAGCATAGCGCCCGATTTCAGCCGCGAAATGCTGGCGGCTGAAACCCCAAGCACCCCCGCCAAAGCCGCACCACCAAGGCCAAGACGGTCGGCGGCGCGCAGCACAGCCGTGGTCAGAACGCGGCCAGACTGGTCTTGCGGGGCATCGGATTGTGGTATCTGGTGGAGCGTAAACATCTTTCGCCTGCAACTTTTTTTGCGTA
This genomic window contains:
- a CDS encoding RES family NAD+ phosphorylase; the protein is MPAVRPSEFTVWQGRGWRVVEAQHRVATMKLADTLDDQAVLESLIEASKPPLPAACQHLDYLLAAPFRYRPYPHGSRFRRAGLTPGVFYAAEKVDTALAEAAFYRLLFFAESPATPMPRAPFEVSAFAVALGTSALLDLMAPPYAEQSAHWTRLTDYSKTQALEGEARAAGAQIIRYQSCRCPKRGANLAVLDCAAFAKSAPVARQSWWLNISHSHVQARCEHPDRALEFARDGFAADPRLAAYATAPRA
- a CDS encoding MbcA/ParS/Xre antitoxin family protein, with translation MFTLHQIPQSDAPQDQSGRVLTTAVLRAADRLGLGGAALAGVLGVSAASISRLKSGAMLLIPGQKAFELGVLFLRLFRGLDAMAAGDEAIARAWLRADNRALGQVPLEMIASITGLVDCVAYLDARRAPI